The following are encoded together in the Arcobacter aquimarinus genome:
- the cobA gene encoding uroporphyrinogen-III C-methyltransferase, whose translation MSKVYLTGAGPGDIELLTLKALRVIQNADVLIYDRLVNPEILEMVKKDCDLIYVGKEDKKHTLPQDEINELIYQATLKYENVVRLKGGDPFVFGRGGEEALYLQQRDIKFEIIPGISSAIAVPAYAGIPVTHRGITTSFRVVTGHENPKKKISQIEWKTFLNDETIVFLMGYHNLEIITSKLISLGKSENYPCAVISKGTTKDQEVVVSTLKNIVEDSKNLPTPVMIIIGEVVNLRENIKWFN comes from the coding sequence ATGTCTAAAGTTTATTTAACAGGAGCTGGTCCTGGTGATATTGAACTTCTTACTTTAAAAGCCTTAAGAGTAATTCAAAATGCTGATGTTTTAATCTATGATAGATTGGTAAATCCAGAGATTTTAGAGATGGTAAAAAAAGATTGTGATTTAATCTATGTTGGAAAAGAAGATAAAAAACATACTTTACCTCAAGATGAAATAAACGAATTAATTTATCAAGCAACATTAAAATATGAAAATGTAGTAAGATTAAAAGGTGGTGATCCTTTTGTTTTTGGTCGTGGAGGAGAAGAAGCTTTATATTTACAGCAAAGAGATATAAAATTTGAAATAATCCCAGGAATCAGCTCAGCTATTGCTGTTCCAGCGTATGCAGGAATTCCAGTAACCCATAGAGGAATAACAACTTCTTTTAGAGTAGTAACAGGTCATGAAAATCCAAAAAAGAAAATATCTCAAATAGAATGGAAAACTTTTTTAAATGATGAAACAATTGTATTTTTAATGGGTTATCATAATCTTGAGATTATTACTTCAAAGTTAATATCACTTGGAAAAAGTGAAAACTATCCATGTGCTGTAATTTCAAAAGGGACAACAAAAGACCAAGAAGTAGTAGTTTCTACACTTAAAAACATAGTAGAAGATTCAAAAAATCTACCAACTCCAGTAATGATAATAATTGGAGAAGTTGTAAATTTAAGAGAAAATATTAAATGGTTTAATTAA
- the rraA gene encoding ribonuclease E activity regulator RraA has translation MNIQTADLCDDNRDKKIDVLPSKFKNYGGLKNFYGQIVTVKLDKSNWLLIDILKNENGEGKIVVVDNNQEFFGVVGDKLMSYARNNNWRAIIVNGYVRDIDNTRNINVGLLAIGTCPLRNFDITDSKRDIELNFEGISFSNGDYLYADNDGVIISKEKLF, from the coding sequence ATGAATATTCAAACAGCAGATTTATGTGATGATAATAGAGATAAAAAAATAGATGTTTTACCTTCTAAATTCAAAAATTATGGTGGATTAAAAAATTTTTATGGGCAAATTGTAACTGTAAAACTGGACAAAAGTAATTGGCTTTTAATTGATATATTAAAAAATGAAAATGGTGAAGGGAAGATTGTTGTTGTAGATAATAATCAAGAATTTTTTGGTGTTGTAGGCGATAAACTAATGAGTTATGCTAGAAATAACAATTGGAGAGCAATTATTGTAAACGGATATGTAAGAGATATCGATAATACTAGAAATATAAATGTTGGACTTTTAGCAATAGGAACTTGTCCACTTAGAAATTTTGATATAACTGATTCAAAAAGAGATATTGAACTAAATTTTGAAGGAATTAGTTTTAGTAATGGAGATTATCTTTATGCTGATAATGATGGAGTTATAATCTCTAAAGAGAAACTTTTTTAG
- a CDS encoding response regulator transcription factor, whose product MKNNSLSKLCAFTVLYVEDEDGIRNNIEEILKHLFKEVYSAKNCSEASIKYLQFKPDLIITDIRMGNETGIDFIKKIRQTDSKTRVIITSAYTDLEYLLKATELHLVKYIVKPITNDNLMEALELFVKSFDDNKIYTLTQNWFFDYTKSTVSNGNEDFLLTKKEAMFLKLLVSKNRIITYEELENSIWDDDSVMTANAMRLFIKNLRKKLPENFLKNVQGIGYYHDSKAIQDL is encoded by the coding sequence ATGAAAAATAATTCATTAAGTAAACTTTGTGCTTTTACTGTTTTGTATGTTGAAGATGAAGATGGAATTAGAAATAATATTGAAGAGATTCTAAAACATTTGTTTAAAGAAGTTTATAGTGCTAAAAATTGCAGTGAAGCATCTATTAAATATTTACAGTTTAAACCTGATTTAATTATTACTGATATTAGAATGGGAAATGAAACAGGAATAGATTTTATTAAAAAAATTAGACAAACTGATTCAAAAACAAGAGTTATTATAACTTCTGCATATACGGATTTGGAGTATTTATTAAAAGCTACAGAGTTGCATTTAGTAAAATATATCGTAAAACCCATAACAAATGATAATTTGATGGAAGCTTTAGAACTTTTTGTTAAATCTTTTGATGATAATAAAATATATACTTTGACACAAAATTGGTTTTTTGATTACACTAAATCAACGGTTTCAAATGGAAATGAAGATTTTCTTCTTACAAAAAAAGAGGCTATGTTTTTAAAATTACTTGTTAGTAAAAATAGAATAATTACTTATGAAGAGCTTGAAAATTCAATTTGGGATGATGACTCTGTTATGACAGCAAATGCAATGAGGCTTTTTATAAAGAATTTAAGAAAAAAATTGCCAGAAAATTTTTTAAAAAATGTTCAAGGAATAGGATATTATCACGATAGTAAGGCTATTCAAGATTTATAA